The following proteins are encoded in a genomic region of Terriglobales bacterium:
- the trpC gene encoding indole-3-glycerol phosphate synthase TrpC, giving the protein MPVTLNQIIANTRLRVEALLQSPAAQVLEEQARQHVPRGFKRNLLEKAAQGAAVIAELKKASPSRGVIRQHFSAVRLARELEQAGAAALSVLTDEKYFQGSLSNLQEASTATRIPCLRKDFIVHEVQLLEARAHGADAVLLIAAALRDDEMFLLFEKARGLALDVLCEIHDERELERAMSIGFDIIGVNSRDLRTFQVDAQAPLRLAAKLPRNVLRIAESGIQTAAQLRELRDAGYQAFLIGESLMRADAPGEKLRILLSLADSPSSGVEPVRSRGKK; this is encoded by the coding sequence ATGCCTGTAACCTTAAACCAGATTATTGCCAACACCCGGCTGCGAGTAGAAGCCCTGTTGCAGTCTCCCGCCGCTCAGGTCCTGGAGGAGCAGGCCCGCCAGCATGTCCCGCGTGGTTTCAAAAGAAATCTGCTGGAAAAGGCGGCGCAGGGTGCGGCCGTCATCGCCGAGTTGAAGAAAGCATCGCCCTCCAGGGGAGTCATACGCCAGCATTTTTCAGCAGTGCGCCTCGCCCGCGAACTGGAGCAGGCGGGCGCGGCTGCGCTTTCCGTGCTCACCGATGAGAAATACTTTCAGGGGTCATTGTCGAATTTGCAGGAGGCTTCCACCGCAACGCGAATTCCATGCTTGCGCAAGGATTTTATAGTGCACGAAGTGCAATTGCTCGAAGCCCGTGCCCATGGCGCCGATGCCGTGCTGTTGATTGCAGCCGCTTTGCGAGATGACGAGATGTTCCTGTTATTTGAAAAGGCCCGCGGGCTCGCTCTCGATGTGTTGTGCGAAATTCACGATGAGCGCGAGCTGGAGCGCGCCATGAGTATAGGCTTTGACATCATTGGGGTGAACAGCCGCGATTTGCGGACCTTTCAGGTGGATGCCCAAGCCCCGCTGCGTCTGGCGGCAAAATTGCCGCGCAACGTCTTGCGGATAGCGGAAAGCGGCATTCAAACTGCAGCCCAGCTTCGCGAGTTGCGGGATGCGGGCTACCAGGCATTTTTAATCGGCGAATCGCTCATGCGTGCCGATGCGCCCGGAGAGAAGCTGAGAATTCTGCTCTCCCTGGCTGATTCGCCATCGTCGGGCGTAGAGCCAGTACGCTCCCGAGGCAAAAAGTGA
- a CDS encoding phosphoribosylanthranilate isomerase: MTWIKICGTTNLEDALVAAQAGADALGFIFAESPRRIAPEQAREIIAKLPAKIEKVGVFVNPSLEYVCQIAQQTGITRIQLQGDEEEAFVRAVGESLPLLRLTKTIQANEHLRESLHALNGSIRMDSILLDSGSAAQRGGTGKVFDWQEAQGAITQSGLKLRLIIAGGLNPENVGAALKLFRPWGVDVVSGVESRLGKKDAGKIKNFVSAVRAAEEKT; encoded by the coding sequence GTGACCTGGATCAAAATCTGCGGCACCACCAACCTGGAAGATGCATTGGTGGCAGCACAGGCCGGAGCTGATGCTCTGGGTTTTATTTTTGCCGAAAGCCCCAGGCGAATCGCTCCGGAGCAGGCGCGCGAGATCATTGCCAAACTTCCCGCTAAAATTGAAAAGGTCGGGGTCTTTGTGAATCCATCGCTCGAGTATGTTTGTCAAATCGCGCAGCAGACGGGCATAACCCGAATTCAATTGCAAGGCGATGAGGAGGAAGCTTTCGTCCGCGCGGTTGGAGAGAGTCTGCCGCTGCTACGTCTTACGAAGACGATACAAGCTAATGAGCATTTGCGGGAATCTCTTCATGCGCTGAACGGCTCGATTCGTATGGATAGCATTCTTCTGGATTCCGGCTCGGCAGCGCAGCGTGGCGGTACAGGCAAGGTCTTTGACTGGCAGGAGGCTCAAGGGGCCATCACGCAGAGCGGGTTGAAGTTGCGCTTGATTATTGCCGGAGGCCTAAACCCGGAAAATGTCGGCGCGGCCCTCAAATTGTTCAGGCCCTGGGGCGTTGATGTGGTTTCTGGGGTGGAATCCCGTTTAGGCAAGAAAGATGCAGGCAAAATAAAGAACTTCGTCTCCGCGGTGAGAGCGGCAGAAGAGAAAACTTAA
- the trpB gene encoding tryptophan synthase subunit beta, producing MAPVLNIDTVSTRLKSTSSSAAHGRFGPYGGSYVPETLMAALEELEKAYTKARNDRSFQQELDDLRKNYAGRPTPLFFARRLTKQLGGAKVYLKREDLLHTGAHKINNALGQALLAVRMGKRRIIAETGAGQHGVATATVCALLGLECVIYMGTEDMQRQELNVFRMRLLGAEVRGVDSGSKTLKDAINEAMRDWVTNVRTTHYLLGSVLGAHPYPLMVRDFHIVIGREARAQILKFEKKLPTALIACVGGGSNAMGLFHAFLADKKVEMIGVEAGGRGTKLGEHAARFHGGSPGVLQGTFSYLLQDDAGQIAGTHSVSAGLDYPGVGPEHAWLHDIGRAEYVSADDTEALAACRLLARTEGIIPALESSHAIAECIRRVPKMKKSDIVIVNVSGRGDKDMGILQKELKH from the coding sequence ATGGCTCCCGTATTGAATATAGATACAGTCAGCACACGTTTAAAAAGCACCTCGAGCAGCGCAGCCCACGGACGCTTTGGCCCATATGGTGGAAGCTACGTTCCTGAAACTTTAATGGCTGCCCTGGAAGAGCTGGAGAAGGCCTACACCAAGGCGCGCAACGACCGCAGCTTCCAGCAGGAACTCGATGATCTCAGGAAAAACTATGCCGGCCGTCCCACGCCCTTGTTTTTTGCGCGTCGGCTTACAAAACAGCTCGGCGGCGCGAAGGTTTATCTCAAGCGCGAAGATCTGCTGCACACCGGGGCCCATAAGATCAACAACGCGTTAGGCCAGGCGTTGCTGGCAGTCCGCATGGGTAAGCGCCGCATTATCGCCGAGACCGGCGCCGGACAGCACGGCGTTGCCACGGCTACCGTCTGCGCTTTGCTGGGCCTCGAATGCGTGATTTATATGGGGACCGAAGACATGCAGCGCCAGGAGCTGAATGTCTTTCGCATGCGCCTTCTGGGAGCGGAAGTTCGCGGAGTTGATTCCGGATCCAAGACGCTAAAAGACGCCATCAACGAAGCCATGCGCGATTGGGTCACCAATGTGCGCACGACGCATTATCTGCTGGGCAGTGTGCTGGGGGCGCATCCTTATCCGCTGATGGTACGCGACTTCCACATTGTCATCGGACGCGAGGCGCGCGCCCAGATCCTGAAATTTGAAAAGAAACTTCCCACGGCGTTGATCGCCTGTGTGGGCGGCGGTTCCAATGCCATGGGCCTTTTTCATGCCTTCCTCGCCGATAAGAAAGTTGAGATGATCGGAGTAGAAGCCGGCGGCCGCGGAACGAAGCTGGGCGAGCATGCAGCCCGCTTTCACGGTGGCTCACCCGGAGTTCTGCAAGGGACGTTTTCGTATCTCTTACAAGACGATGCCGGACAAATTGCAGGTACGCATTCGGTTTCTGCGGGATTAGATTATCCCGGTGTAGGACCGGAGCATGCCTGGCTGCATGATATTGGCCGCGCCGAGTATGTCTCCGCCGACGACACCGAAGCGCTGGCCGCCTGCCGGTTGCTCGCCCGCACCGAAGGAATCATTCCGGCGCTGGAGTCTTCCCACGCCATCGCAGAGTGCATCCGCCGCGTCCCCAAAATGAAAAAATCAGACATTGTGATTGTGAATGTCTCCGGCCGCGGCGACAAGGACATGGGAATTCTGCAGAAAGAACTGAAACATTGA
- a CDS encoding four helix bundle protein, with the protein MQSKPEELKQRTKQFALRIIRLYRSLPKSTDAQVIEKQALRSGTSVAANYRAVCRARSKPEFIAKMGIVVEEADETVFWLELLVDASIVSGDKMNDLLSEANELLAIFAASHRTAKNLRS; encoded by the coding sequence ATGCAAAGTAAGCCTGAAGAGCTAAAGCAACGGACAAAACAATTTGCGTTGCGTATTATCAGGCTTTACAGATCTTTGCCGAAATCAACCGATGCGCAAGTCATCGAAAAACAGGCGCTCCGTTCAGGAACGTCGGTCGCTGCTAACTACCGTGCTGTTTGCCGAGCGCGTTCAAAACCTGAATTTATTGCCAAGATGGGCATTGTAGTTGAAGAAGCAGATGAAACCGTATTTTGGTTAGAGTTACTAGTTGACGCTTCAATTGTTTCCGGCGACAAAATGAATGATTTATTATCGGAAGCCAACGAATTGCTGGCGATCTTTGCTGCATCGCATCGGACTGCCAAGAATCTAAGGTCCTGA